In the Bacillus amyloliquefaciens DSM 7 = ATCC 23350 genome, TAAAGTGTGCCGTCTTCAGCCAGAACCGGGGAGGAAATGACGTTGCTGTCCGTTTGATAGCGCCATTTTTCATTACCGTCAGCATCAACCGCATAGACGTTTTTATCGTCAGAGCCGAAGTACACATTGCCGTCTGCATCAATCAGCGGAGCCGTTCTCACAGGCCCGTCCGTATAGAAAGACCAGTTCATGTTTCCGGTTTTGCTGATCGAAAACAGCTCGCCGCTTCCAGAACCGATATACACATTGCCGTTATGGTCAATCGCTAATGAAGAGCTGGAGAAACCGTTTAACGGGAACGTCCATTTTACAGCACCCGTTGACGTATAGGCATATAGGTTGCCGTCTTGGTTTCCGGCGTAAACGGTGCCGTCTTTATCAATAACCGGATATCCTTTAAACCCGTTGGATGTCGTTTTTGACCATTTCACTTGGCCCGTTCCTGAATTGATCGCGTAAAAGATATTATTGTACGTTGCCATATACAAAGTGCCGTTTGACGCTAACACGGGAGCGGAGCCGACCACACCGTTTGTTTTAAATTTCCACTTTTCCGTCCATGTCGAAGGAGACGTCGGTTTAATCGCATAGATATAGTTATCCAGCGTCGACACATACAGCGTGCCGTCAGAGCCGATAGCCGCATCGGAACTCGGCGCTCCGCTCAGCGGAACTGATGTTAAAATGTTTCCGGTTTCTTTGTCGATGAAATACAGTTTTTTATCATGGGACGGAAGATAAATGACACCGTTTGTTCCGAGCACCGGGGTCAGCGTATAGGTTGTCCCAAGGTTTTCCGTCACCCATTTCACAGTACCGTCCGGATGATACGCCGTCAGCTTCCCGTCTTTTGATTGAATAAACACGGTACCGTCCCCGTCAACCGCGGCTCCCGCACCGTTTTGAGGATTGGCCGGTACATTTTTTTCCCATTTTAATGCGCCGTCGGCATTGCTTGTAAACCGGCTTTCCCTTGACCAGTTGAACATCGTCGGAGACATGGCCTGCGCGTCATACCGTCCCGTCAAGAAACCGGATGCCGCGTGATTTTGTTTAAATACCGTTTCCGCAGCTTGAGCAGCGGCCGGATGCAGCCATTTTCCCGCCGGCAGATCAGAAACCGCTCCCACAGATAAAGCCGCAGCAACCGCAGCGCCGGCCGCCAATGTTTTCATTCGAAATGAAGCTGTCCTTTTTTTCAATGGCAGTTCCTCCCTTTTCTATCAAAAACTGCTATACGCCATGATCATACCATAATCACCCTATTAAAAATTTGTATTTTCGGTAAATTATAGAACAACTGTCACATAGCCTGCTGATGCTTTGGAGATGGGCGAAACGCGATAATGTACCACATCACATTGACGATAAAAGCCGCTCCTGACCAAACGAGAAGACCGTAATAAAGAGACAGCTCCTGTTCCGAAGAAGTTATAACCAATAGCGTCACCAAAAAGACAGCCGCACAAATGATGAGCCCGATTCCGCAAAAAACGGCCATGATGATTTTCATGACACGAACACCGAGAATATACATAACGAGCGGGACCGCATATATAAAAAGGATCTGACCGACGGCGGCCCACATCCCTAAGGAGTTAAAGCGATTCGCGTTCGGCCCCGTTTCTGCAAACGGAGAAAGCGAGCCGACGACCGGCAATAAACAAAACACCAGAGCGGAAAGCAGTGTCACCGCAACCGCACCTTTCTTCTTTTGATTCATGTGAATATCCTCCTGACAATAACCCGGCTTTTTACCGTTATTTTAATAATATGTTATATGTTAACACGATTTTTACTTAATTTGAGAATGTTTTATTAAAAACGAATTTACAAATCCAGAAAAATAGATATAATAAACGTTATGGAACCGATATTGATTCATAAAGCGTTATCTAACAAAACACGAAGTGACATTATGACATGGCTCAAACACCCGGAGGACCATTTTGATGAAAAGCCTTATCTTGAGCAGGGCCTCAGTTTCCGCACCGGAATTTGCGTCGGTGATATTCAGGCGAAATCAGAGCTTGCGCAGTCCGTCATCTCCAGCTACCTGCTGACCATGCAAAAAGCCGGCCTGCTGGAATCTGAACGAATCGGAAAATGGACTTATTACAGAAGGAATGAAAAACAAATTAAAGCCTTTGCTGACTATGTTCAGCACCAGCTATAACGATGAAAGGAGGGCTTTTTTTACCTTAACATATCTATTTTTCTGTATATGTAGTTACAAAAGGAGGCATACATAACAATGAAAAAAAGCAGTTCCATCTTCATTCTATTTTTGGCATTAGGGGTTTTCGGCATTATCACGACCGAAATGGGCATTATCGGTGTTCTTCCGCAAGTGGCCGACAGATTTCACATCACCGCTTCAAAGGCGGGATGGCTCGTCAGTATCTTCGCGTTCATCGTCGCTGTGTCGGGGCCGTTTTTGACCTTGCTTGCTTCAGGCATAAACCGGAAATTCATTCTGCTTTTGGCTGTGCTGATGTTTGCCGTTTCAAATGCGGTCTATGCGTATACGGCGCATTTCAGTGTCATGCTTGCGTTTCGGATCATTCCCGCTTTATGCCACCCGGTGTTCTTTTCTGTAGCGCTTGCTGCTGCGGCCCGTCTTGTCCCCGCCGGCCAATCCGGAAAAGCCGTAACGAAAGTTTTTTCAGGCATCACCGCCGGGTTTGCGTTCGGCGTGCCTTTCACGTCTTATCTGGCGGAGCGTCTCTCCCTTGAATCGGCCTTCCTATTCGGCGCTATCGTCAGTATCATCGCTTTTATGGGCATTCTTCTCTTTTTGCCATCCATGCCGGTCACAGAAAAAATGTCTTTCAGAAGCCAGCTCGGCATCCTTCGCAAACCGGCTTTGTGGCTCAATATCACTGCCGTCATCTGTCTGTTTGCGGCCATGTTTTCTGTCTACAGCTATTTCGCGGAATACCTCGGGCGGGTGTCCCATATGGACGGCACATGGGTCAGCTTTATGCTGATGACGTTCGGGGTGATTATGATAGCCGGGAATTTCGTCTTCGGCGCTTTGTTATACAAAAATATGAAAAAGACCGTCATCGTGTTTCCGCTTCTTTATACGGCCGCCTACTTGCTCATATACGGGTTTGGGACGTCTTTTGCACCGATGGCTGTGCTCGTCTTCGTATGGGGCGCCGTTCATTCCGGCGGGCTCATTGTCAGCCAGACATGGCTCACTGCGGAAGCAAAGGAGGCACCTGAATTCGGCAACAGCCTGTTTGTCTCCTTTTCCAACCTCGGCATCACCATCGGAACCGAGGCGGGCGGCTGGTTTATTTCACATCTGGGGATTCATCAGCTGATGTGGTGCGGCATCATGTTCTCCCTTCTGGCTTTCGGGCTGATCATGGGGCGCTTGGCATGGGGAAAGAGGCCGCTCGCAGAAGCTTGAGCTCTGTTGCAAAATCCGGCATGTTTACGTATAATATGCCAGATTACGACAAGGGAGAGAAAAAGATACATGGAAAGACCGGCAGGATTTTGGATTCGGTTTCTGGCTTATGTCATTGATCAGATCATCATAGGAATTCCGATTTTTATCATTCAATTTATAGGCACTTTTTTATTTGCGGCAGGCGCTGCTGCAGCTGACCCTTTGATGACCGAAAATCAGTTTACCATTTCGTTTCTGATATTCGGTGTCATCCCGATTCTTCTGATCTCTATTGTGATCAGCATCTTATATTTCAGCCTGCTCACAGCCTCAAAGATGCAGGGGACACTGGGAAAAGCATTGCTCGGCCTTAAGGTCGTCAATGAAGGTGGCGGACGGATTTCCATCGGCCAGGCCTTCGGACGCGCTTTCGCTTCTATCATATCTAAGCTCATTCTTTATATCGGTTTCATCATGGCCGCCTTCGGTGAGAAAAAAACGCTGCACGACATCATATGCAGCACGCGCGTTGTCTATAAATAATATCCCTAAGTCCGGGCCTTTTGAGCCCGGACTTTTTATGACGGCTGAGACCGCCTGATGTCAATGCCGCCTTTTCCGTCAGCCTCAATGCGGATCGTCCCGTTCACAATGACAGACAACGGATGGAACTCCGCATGCTGATCAGAAAAAATCCAGCGGCGTCCGTTCGGCCCTAAAAGCAAAAACGCCCCATCATTATAATCCCCCATAAAATGAAACCCGTCTTCCCTAAGAGGCGAATGGTCTCTCACCGGAATACCGAAACGCTGCAGCTTTCTCCCGGTGGATACGACTTCAGCAGCCGTCAGATTCACCTCGCCGATATTCAGAACGGACTCAATTGAAAAGCGTTCCGCGCTTGCCGGCGACGTTTCTCTCGCGATGAATTCCGCCAGATTGCCGGACGGATCTTTAAAATAAAAGGAACGCGCCTTTATATGAGAGAAATACACCTCACCCTCCCCATCTTCCGTTTGAAAAACGACTTTATCCTTTATCCACGCTTTCACCTCATCAAAACGATTGTTCGGAATGTTAAACGCGAAATGATAATTCGGATGAGATTGAGAATCGGTGCGCCTGAATTCCAATTCACTTTCTCCGGCTTTGATTGTAAATGAATCACCGGACCGGACGCCTCAATTAAAGAAAAACCAAACACCCGTTCATAGAAGTGTTTCGTCTCCTCCAGAGCACAACTGTACAAAGTTATGTTATTTATTTGCATGACCATACCCCCTTTGGTTTATACTGCCATATAGAGGGGTTGATTCCCACTATTTTGTTTCAGCCAATTGAGAATCCCCCTTTCGCCCGGCGCTAAACATGAAAAACAGCGCTAAACCGCTTATACCTAGGGTTTTTTAACGTCTAAAGCAAAAAAAGCAGAAAATAATACCCCATATAGCTTGACAAAAAATAAATGTTATTTAATAATCTATATATAATTATAATTATTATTGAAAGATAAAGTGAATGCTTTGTCTTTTTAATATATTTCAAATCACATTTCAGGAGGAAGATATTATGTCTTTAATCGGAAAAGAAGTACTGCCATTCGAAGCAAAAGCTTTCAAAAACGGTGAATTCATCGATGTAACAAACGAAGATTTGAAAGGTCAATGGAGCGTTTTCTGCTTCTACCCAGCAGATTTCTCTTTCGTATGCCCGACTGAACTTGAAGATCTTCAAGGACAATACGCTGCACTGAAAGAATTAGGTGTTGAAGTATACTCTGTTTCTACAGATACTCACTTCGTACACAAAGGCTGGCATGACAGCTCTGAAAAAATCGGCAAAATCACTTACGCAATGATCGGTGACCCATCTCAAACGATCTCTCGCAACTTCGACGTTCTTGACGAAGAAAGCGGACTTGCTGACCGCGGAACATTCATCATCGATCCGGATGGCGTCATCCAAACAGTTGAAATCAATGCAGGCGGTATCGGCCGTGACGCAAGCAACCTTGTAAATAAAGTAAAAGCAGCTCAATACGTTCGTCAAAACCCAGGTGAAGTCTGCCCGGCTAAATGGGAAGAAGGCGGCGAAACACTTACACCTAGCCTTGATCTGGTAGGTAAAATCTAAGGAGTGCATTCAATTGGTACTTGATGCAAATATCAAAGCACAATTAAATCAATATATGCAGCTAATTGAGAACGACATCGTTCTCAAAGTAAGCGCCGGTGACGATGACACGTCTAAGGACATGCTGGCTCTCGTTGACGAGCTGGCTTCCATGTCATCTAAAATTTCAGTTGAACAAGCTGAATTATACAGAACACCAAGCTTCAGCGTTAATCGTGCAGGAGAAGACACAGGCGTTACATTCGCCGGTGTTCCTCTCGGCCACGAATTTACTTCATTAGTGCTCGCATTGCTTCAAGTCAGCGGCAGAGCGCCTAAGGTTGATCAAAAGGTCATTGACCAGATTAAGAACATCAGCGGAGAATACCGCTTTGAGTCTTATATCAGCCTGACGTGCCACAACTGCCCTGATGTCGTCCAAGCACTAAACATGATGAGCGTGCTTAACCCGAATATCACACATACAATGATTGACGGCGCGGCATTCAAAGAAGAAGTTGAAAGCAAAAACATCATGGCTGTTCCGACTGTTTTCTTAAACGGTGAATCTTTCGGCAGCGGCCGTATGACCCTCGAAGAGATTCTCGCGAAATTGGGCAGCGGCGCAGATGCATCTGAGTTTGCTGACAAAGAGCCGTTTGACGTTCTTGTTGTCGGCGGCGGACCGGCCGGCGCAAGCGCGGCCATCTACACGGCGCGTAAAGGCATCCGCACAGGTGTCGTCGCTGAACGCTTCGGCGGTCAGGTACTCGACACCATGAGCATCGAAAACTTCATCAGTGTCAAAGCGACTGAAGGACCGAAGCTCGCTGCAAGCCTTGAAGAGCACGTGAAAGATTATGATATTGACGTCATGAATCTGCAGCGCGCGAAACGCCTTGAGAAAAAAGACCTCTTCGAACTTGAACTCGAAAACGGCGCTGTCCTGAAAAGTAAAACAGTGATCCTGTCAACAGGTGCCCGCTGGCGCAATGTCAACGTACCTGGTGAGCAAGAGTTCAAAAACAAAGGTGTCGCTTACTGCCCGCACTGTGACGGACCATTGTTTGAAGGCAAAGACGTAGCGGTTATCGGCGGCGGAAACTCCGGAATCGAAGCGGCGATTGACCTTGCAGGTATCGTCAATCACGTGACTGTGCTGGAGTTCGCGCCTGAACTGAAAGCAGACGAAGTTCTGCAAAAACGTCTCTACAGCCTGCCAAACGTGACTGTACACAAAAATGCACAAACAAAAGAAATCACAGGCGACCAAAACGTAAACGGCATCACGTATATTGACCGTGAAACAGGCGAAGAAAAACACGTTGAACTCCAAGGTGTATTCGTCCAAATCGGTCTCGTGCCAAACACAGAATGGCTAGACGAAACTGTCGAACGCAACCGCATCGGCGAAATCATCGTCGACAAGAGCGGCGCGACAAGCGTTCCCGGCCTATTCGCCGCAGGGGACTGCACAGACGGCCCGTACAACCAAATCATTATCTCAATGGGATCAGGTGCAACCGCCGCTTTAGGCGCATTTGATTATTTGATCCGGAACTAGTTCCCAAAGACGCTATACTGCTTAAACGGCAGTATGGCGCTTTTTTATGTTACAGCCCATATAAATAGGACTTCACATCAGGACCGACAAACGCTTTCCATATGATCAAATTGTACGGATAGGACCAGTTAATATCCTGCCGTGACTCATCAAACATTTGATGCAGCCGGTTGCTGTTAAAAATGATCGACCCTTTTTGATCGAAAGCCACTCCGTCCACCCAAAGCATTCTGTCATCCGAGACGAACTGATGAAAGCTGTTATCTTCTGGCTGGTAAACGCCAATGCCTTTCCCCTCAAGCATGGTGTAAAAAACATTTCCCTGATGATCAGCATGCATACCATCAGTCGTCGTACCCTTGCTTCCCACCGCTCGAACGGACCTCGAAATCACTTCCAGAGGCGTTTGAAAATCCTGCAGGAGAGATGTATCAATCGCATATAAATTCCGTCCCGTGACCTGACAATAGTAAAGAACCGTCCGTTCTCCGGACAGTGCGATTCCATCCGCTCCGATCTTTACCGGCTTGTTTGTAAACACCGGCCGGTTATCAATCTCAAAATGAAATCCCGGAAAGTCCTGCGTGCTGAAATGCCGGTCAAGCACGCGCCGGAAAGTCCTTGTTCTTATGTTAAACACAATGATTCCCCCATCAAGCGGATGGTCCGGCCAGCCATTACCCGAATCCGTGATATAGACAAACCCATTTTTATTGTCAACGACAACATCATTTAAGAAAGACGTACGGTAATTGGCAATCTCATTCGGAATCTGAATTGAATCGATCAGCTGATTGCGGTCTAAATCAATGATCACAAGCTTCTGTGAGCCTTCCGGTGACCTTTCATAGGCAATTTTCCCTTGGTCAAGAATCCACATCCGATTGTATTCATCAATCTCGTACCCCAAGACGGACTGAAGAACAGCCGGGTTTCCAGCCCGATTCCACTCCCAGCTTGGAAAGGCCTCTAATAACGGCTTCCCGTCTTTTATCACAATCTTGTTCAAGGTAGCCGGAACACCGTGAGCCCAGCGGGGAACCGACACATAATAATGCCCCTGCCGATCCATTTTAATGCCGGCCGGCATACACTTTTTCCAATATTCCTTTTTGTAAAATTCTTTTTTCATCTCATCATTCGGAAAATCCCAATCTAAATGGTTCCAATGAAATATCATTTCATAGTGTCCTCTTCTGCCCGGCTGCGTCCCATATTCTCTTAATAGATAGGGCTCAGCGGGATATGGCGATTGTCCATTCATGTACGAATTGTTTTCCATGACTCCATTCCTCTCGTTCTATATCTACATTAAATATATGCCTATAAAAGGAAACGGTTAATTAAAAATAAAGACGGCATACTGCATGCAGTACACCGTCTTTTTCAAGAGATTTAATTTGACTCATCATGTTCTTTTTGCCCTGTTTTTTCTCATCCAATATAAAATAAATAATCCAATAAACCACAGCGGCGTCAGCAATAAGGCCGGGCGCGTCGCATCCGCAAACAGCATAATAACCAGAATGACCGCAAACAGTGCCAGAACAACGTAATTGATAAACGGCGCAAACGGCGCTTTGAACGTTGATGCCGCGTGTAAGTCCGGCCTGGTTTTTCTGTATCTGATATGGCAGACAAGAATCACACCCCACACCCAAATGAAACAAATCGCGCTGATGGTTGTGACGATGCCAAAGGCTTCTTCCGGAATCAATTTGCTTAAAAGTGCCCCTGCTGACAGGACAATGACCGACACCCATAACGCGCGGCTCGGCACATGATTTTTATTCAGCTTCTCGAAACTTGCCGGCGCCTGTTTCGTTTTGCTTAAGTTATACAAAATCCGGCTTGTTGAAAACATTCCGCTGTTACAAGCCGAAGCGGCTGACGTTAATACGACGAAATTAATGATTCCCGCGGCCAGCGGAATGCCGACTAAGCTGAAGGTCTTCACAAAAGGACTTTCCGCCGCATTCAGCTGCGTCCAAGGATTAATACATAAGAGGATGATCAATGCCCCGACGTAGAAAAATAAAATCCGCAAAGGAATTTTATTGATCGCGGACGGAATGTTTTTTTTCGGATTTGATGTTTCCGCTGCCGACACACCGACTAATTCCACACCGACATAGGCGAAGATCACCATCTGGAACGAAAGCAAAAAGCCTGAAAATCCGTTTGGAAACAAGCCGCCGTGCGCCCACAGATTCGCTGCTGAAACCGTTCCAGTATGCGTTTTGAACCCAATCACCAGCAGAATCACTCCGATGACGATTAACGCGAGGATCGTGATCACCTTAATTAAAGCGAACCAAAA is a window encoding:
- a CDS encoding RDD family protein — its product is MERPAGFWIRFLAYVIDQIIIGIPIFIIQFIGTFLFAAGAAAADPLMTENQFTISFLIFGVIPILLISIVISILYFSLLTASKMQGTLGKALLGLKVVNEGGGRISIGQAFGRAFASIISKLILYIGFIMAAFGEKKTLHDIICSTRVVYK
- a CDS encoding PQQ-binding-like beta-propeller repeat protein codes for the protein MKTLAAGAAVAAALSVGAVSDLPAGKWLHPAAAQAAETVFKQNHAASGFLTGRYDAQAMSPTMFNWSRESRFTSNADGALKWEKNVPANPQNGAGAAVDGDGTVFIQSKDGKLTAYHPDGTVKWVTENLGTTYTLTPVLGTNGVIYLPSHDKKLYFIDKETGNILTSVPLSGAPSSDAAIGSDGTLYVSTLDNYIYAIKPTSPSTWTEKWKFKTNGVVGSAPVLASNGTLYMATYNNIFYAINSGTGQVKWSKTTSNGFKGYPVIDKDGTVYAGNQDGNLYAYTSTGAVKWTFPLNGFSSSSLAIDHNGNVYIGSGSGELFSISKTGNMNWSFYTDGPVRTAPLIDADGNVYFGSDDKNVYAVDADGNEKWRYQTDSNVISSPVLAEDGTLYAGTYTKLLAFGTKK
- a CDS encoding ArsR/SmtB family transcription factor; this translates as MEPILIHKALSNKTRSDIMTWLKHPEDHFDEKPYLEQGLSFRTGICVGDIQAKSELAQSVISSYLLTMQKAGLLESERIGKWTYYRRNEKQIKAFADYVQHQL
- a CDS encoding amino acid permease; translation: MEQRELKRDLSNRHVQLIAIGGTIGTGLFLGSGKAIQLAGPSIIFAYFIVGIALFFVMRSLGELLLSKAGYQSLTDIAEAYLGPRAAFVTGWTYWFCWIMTAMADVIAVGVYVKYWFDIPQWIPALICLLILLGLNLLTVKIFGELEFWFALIKVITILALIVIGVILLVIGFKTHTGTVSAANLWAHGGLFPNGFSGFLLSFQMVIFAYVGVELVGVSAAETSNPKKNIPSAINKIPLRILFFYVGALIILLCINPWTQLNAAESPFVKTFSLVGIPLAAGIINFVVLTSAASACNSGMFSTSRILYNLSKTKQAPASFEKLNKNHVPSRALWVSVIVLSAGALLSKLIPEEAFGIVTTISAICFIWVWGVILVCHIRYRKTRPDLHAASTFKAPFAPFINYVVLALFAVILVIMLFADATRPALLLTPLWFIGLFILYWMRKNRAKRT
- a CDS encoding MFS transporter; translated protein: MKKSSSIFILFLALGVFGIITTEMGIIGVLPQVADRFHITASKAGWLVSIFAFIVAVSGPFLTLLASGINRKFILLLAVLMFAVSNAVYAYTAHFSVMLAFRIIPALCHPVFFSVALAAAARLVPAGQSGKAVTKVFSGITAGFAFGVPFTSYLAERLSLESAFLFGAIVSIIAFMGILLFLPSMPVTEKMSFRSQLGILRKPALWLNITAVICLFAAMFSVYSYFAEYLGRVSHMDGTWVSFMLMTFGVIMIAGNFVFGALLYKNMKKTVIVFPLLYTAAYLLIYGFGTSFAPMAVLVFVWGAVHSGGLIVSQTWLTAEAKEAPEFGNSLFVSFSNLGITIGTEAGGWFISHLGIHQLMWCGIMFSLLAFGLIMGRLAWGKRPLAEA
- the ahpF gene encoding alkyl hydroperoxide reductase subunit F; this translates as MVLDANIKAQLNQYMQLIENDIVLKVSAGDDDTSKDMLALVDELASMSSKISVEQAELYRTPSFSVNRAGEDTGVTFAGVPLGHEFTSLVLALLQVSGRAPKVDQKVIDQIKNISGEYRFESYISLTCHNCPDVVQALNMMSVLNPNITHTMIDGAAFKEEVESKNIMAVPTVFLNGESFGSGRMTLEEILAKLGSGADASEFADKEPFDVLVVGGGPAGASAAIYTARKGIRTGVVAERFGGQVLDTMSIENFISVKATEGPKLAASLEEHVKDYDIDVMNLQRAKRLEKKDLFELELENGAVLKSKTVILSTGARWRNVNVPGEQEFKNKGVAYCPHCDGPLFEGKDVAVIGGGNSGIEAAIDLAGIVNHVTVLEFAPELKADEVLQKRLYSLPNVTVHKNAQTKEITGDQNVNGITYIDRETGEEKHVELQGVFVQIGLVPNTEWLDETVERNRIGEIIVDKSGATSVPGLFAAGDCTDGPYNQIIISMGSGATAALGAFDYLIRN
- a CDS encoding DUF5391 family protein; translation: MNQKKKGAVAVTLLSALVFCLLPVVGSLSPFAETGPNANRFNSLGMWAAVGQILFIYAVPLVMYILGVRVMKIIMAVFCGIGLIICAAVFLVTLLVITSSEQELSLYYGLLVWSGAAFIVNVMWYIIAFRPSPKHQQAM
- the ahpC gene encoding alkyl hydroperoxide reductase subunit C translates to MSLIGKEVLPFEAKAFKNGEFIDVTNEDLKGQWSVFCFYPADFSFVCPTELEDLQGQYAALKELGVEVYSVSTDTHFVHKGWHDSSEKIGKITYAMIGDPSQTISRNFDVLDEESGLADRGTFIIDPDGVIQTVEINAGGIGRDASNLVNKVKAAQYVRQNPGEVCPAKWEEGGETLTPSLDLVGKI
- a CDS encoding L-dopachrome tautomerase-related protein, which translates into the protein MENNSYMNGQSPYPAEPYLLREYGTQPGRRGHYEMIFHWNHLDWDFPNDEMKKEFYKKEYWKKCMPAGIKMDRQGHYYVSVPRWAHGVPATLNKIVIKDGKPLLEAFPSWEWNRAGNPAVLQSVLGYEIDEYNRMWILDQGKIAYERSPEGSQKLVIIDLDRNQLIDSIQIPNEIANYRTSFLNDVVVDNKNGFVYITDSGNGWPDHPLDGGIIVFNIRTRTFRRVLDRHFSTQDFPGFHFEIDNRPVFTNKPVKIGADGIALSGERTVLYYCQVTGRNLYAIDTSLLQDFQTPLEVISRSVRAVGSKGTTTDGMHADHQGNVFYTMLEGKGIGVYQPEDNSFHQFVSDDRMLWVDGVAFDQKGSIIFNSNRLHQMFDESRQDINWSYPYNLIIWKAFVGPDVKSYLYGL